Proteins encoded in a region of the Larimichthys crocea isolate SSNF chromosome XVI, L_crocea_2.0, whole genome shotgun sequence genome:
- the LOC104926349 gene encoding G-protein coupled receptor 26: MDTAEVILSVLVVVIIIVSLLSNILVLICFLYNPEIRKQVPGLFNLNLTFCNLLLTVSNMPLTLVGLVSKAQPGGDGFCQIVGFLETFLSTNSMLSMAALSIDRWIAVVFPLRYHSKMRHKDAAFVLGYTWAHSMSFSTVATSLSWVGYHRLYASCTLSNPRASSRTQFVIFTVFFHSFTFLLSFIVLCVTYLKVLKVARFHCKRIDVITMQTLVLLVDIHPSVRQRCLEEQKRRRQRATRKISTFIGTFMLCFAPYVITRIVELFPAVPINPHWGIVSKCLTYSKAACDPFVYSLLRHQYKKTCTDIMNRLLKRSSLNASGRRHDNQGNSLPTAE; encoded by the exons ATGGACACTGCGGAGGTAATTCTCTCTGTGTTGGTGGTTGTGATTATTATAGTGTCGTTGCTGTCCAACATCCTGGTGCTGATCTGCTTTCTGTACAATCCGGAGATCCGCAAGCAGGTCCCAGGTCTGTTCAACCTCAACCTCACCTTCTGCAACTTGTTGCTGACCGTATCCAACATGCCGCTCACTTTGGTGGGACTTGTCAGCAAGGCTCAGCCCGGAGGAGACGGTTTCTGTCAGATCGTTGGCTTCTTGGAGACATTCCTGTCCACCAACTCGATGCTGAGCATGGCGGCGCTGAGCATCGACAGGTGGATCGCGGTGGTGTTCCCCCTGAGGTACCACTCCAAAATGCGCCATAAAGACGCCGCTTTTGTGCTCGGCTACACGTGGGCGCACTCCATGTCCTTCTCCACGGTGGCCACCAGCCTCTCCTGGGTGGGATATCACCGGCTTTACGCGTCCTGCACCCTGTCCAACCCGAGGGCGAGCAGTCGGACCCAGTTTGTTATCTTCACCGTCTTTTTCCACTCCTTCACCTTTCTCCTGTCTTTTATAGTGCTGTGTGTCACATACCTCAAAGTGCTTAAAGTGGCAAGGTTTCACTGTAAGAGGATCGACGTTATTACAATGCAAACTTTGGTGCTGCTGGTGGATATACACCCCAG tGTTCGCCAGCGTTGCCTGGAAGAGCAGAAGAGGCGACGACAGAGAGCGACGAGGAAGATCAGCACCTTCATCGGCACCTTCATGCTCTGCTTTGCTCCCTATGTGATCACAAG GATCGTGGAGTTATTTCCAGCGGTGCCTATCAACCCCCATTGGGGAATTGTCTCCAAGTGCTTAACTTACAGCAAGGCAGCCTGCGACCCCTTCGTGTACTCCCTGCTTCGACACCAGTACAAGAAGACATGCACTGACATCATGAACAGGCTGCTGAAACGTAGCTCCTTGAACGCGTCGGGACGCAGGCACGACAACCAAGGCAACAGCCTACCGACGGCCGAGTGA